In the Pseudolabrys taiwanensis genome, one interval contains:
- the rplU gene encoding 50S ribosomal protein L21 → MFAVIKTGGKQYRVAPEDVIRIDRVAAEPGQVVEFGEVLLVGGDTPTVGVPTVQGATVAGELLQHERGDKVIAFKKRRRKNSRRKRGYRHDFSVVRITEILTDGAKPSQTPPPRAKRVAKPKAAPEATQAAE, encoded by the coding sequence ATGTTCGCAGTCATCAAAACGGGCGGCAAGCAGTACCGCGTCGCCCCGGAAGATGTCATCCGGATCGACCGCGTCGCGGCCGAACCCGGCCAGGTTGTTGAGTTCGGCGAAGTTCTGCTTGTCGGCGGCGATACCCCGACGGTCGGCGTGCCGACGGTTCAGGGCGCCACGGTCGCTGGCGAGCTGTTGCAGCACGAGCGCGGTGACAAGGTCATCGCGTTCAAGAAGCGCCGCCGCAAGAATTCGCGCCGCAAGCGTGGTTACCGCCACGATTTCTCGGTGGTCCGCATCACCGAGATTCTGACGGACGGCGCCAAGCCGTCGCAGACTCCGCCGCCGCGCGCCAAGCGCGTCGCGAAGCCGAAAGCCGCTCCGGAAGCCACACAGGCCGCCGAATAG
- a CDS encoding GNAT family N-acetyltransferase produces the protein MTLLEISPGSFREASIPVLETKRLALRAPRLEDAKTVAALANDRRIAENTARIPHPYKVSDAEGFITGVNKTGGEAAFLITLHDDTIIGACGLMNQDGTPEIGYWLGAPYWGKGYATEAVHAVIDYAFTDLAHEALQAGARVTNPASRRVLEKCGFQWTGVGLYRIRAINSSAPIDRFRLERRIWSALKEWGRVS, from the coding sequence ATGACACTGCTGGAAATCTCACCCGGGAGCTTCCGGGAAGCGAGTATCCCCGTCCTCGAGACCAAGCGGCTTGCTCTGCGTGCCCCGCGCCTCGAGGACGCTAAAACGGTAGCCGCGCTCGCCAACGACCGCCGCATCGCCGAAAACACCGCGCGCATTCCGCATCCGTACAAGGTTTCGGATGCCGAGGGTTTTATTACCGGCGTCAACAAGACCGGCGGCGAAGCGGCGTTTCTGATCACGCTGCACGATGACACGATCATCGGCGCCTGCGGGCTGATGAATCAGGACGGCACGCCGGAGATCGGTTACTGGCTCGGCGCCCCGTACTGGGGCAAGGGCTATGCCACCGAGGCGGTGCATGCCGTGATCGACTACGCCTTCACCGATCTCGCGCACGAGGCGCTGCAAGCCGGCGCGCGCGTCACCAACCCGGCCTCGCGCCGCGTGCTGGAGAAGTGCGGTTTCCAGTGGACCGGCGTCGGTCTTTACCGCATCCGCGCCATCAACTCGTCGGCGCCGATCGACCGGTTCCGGCTCGAGCGGCGCATCTGGTCCGCGCTCAAGGAGTGGGGACGGGTGTCGTGA
- the rpmA gene encoding 50S ribosomal protein L27 gives MAHKKAGGSSRNGRDSDGRRLGLKKAGGEVAFAGNILIRQRGTVWHPGLNVGMGKDHTLFALVDGKVQFATKAKGRTYVSIVPMEAAAE, from the coding sequence ATGGCTCACAAAAAAGCAGGCGGTTCTTCGCGTAACGGTCGTGATTCGGACGGCCGTCGCCTTGGCCTGAAGAAGGCCGGCGGCGAAGTTGCTTTCGCCGGCAACATTCTCATCCGTCAGCGCGGCACCGTGTGGCATCCCGGCCTTAACGTCGGCATGGGCAAGGACCATACGCTTTTCGCGCTCGTCGACGGCAAAGTTCAGTTCGCTACCAAAGCCAAAGGCCGCACCTACGTGTCCATCGTACCGATGGAAGCAGCGGCCGAATAA